The Streptomyces cathayae DNA segment ACCAGGTGAAATTCCTGGACCGACGGTTAAAGTCCGGATGGGAGGCAGTGCGCGGCGGGCGGGCATTCGTGCGCGCCGCCGTATCGGTTCACCCTCGGGTGAACTCCGTCCGGCGTCGCCCCCGGTGTACCTGCCCGTACCTCTGTCGTCATCGACAGCCCCGGAGTCCGTGCCCGAAGAGGCAGGAGGACCCGGGAAGTGTTCACCGGAATCGTCGAAGAACTGGGCGAGATCACCGCTGTCGAGACTCTCGACGACGCCTGTCGCTTCCGTCTGCGCGGCCCCGTCGTCACCGAGGGCGCCAAGCACGGCGACTCGATCGCCGTCAACGGTGTCTGCCTCACGGTCGTGGACCACGAGGGCGACGAGTTCACCGCCGACGTGATGGCCGAGACCCTGAACCGCTCCAGCCTCGGCGCCCTCGCCGTCGGCTCCCGGGTCAACCTCGAACGCCCCATGGCCCTGGGCGCCCGTCTCGGCGGCCACATCGTGCAGGGGCACGTCGACGGGACCGGCCGGATCCTCGAGCGCAAGCCGTCCGAGAACTGGGAGATCGTGAGGATCTCACTCCCGGCCGAACTCTCCCGCTACGTCGTGGAGAAGGGCTCCGTCACCGTCGACGGCATCAGCCTCACCGTCGTCGACGCCGGCCCCGACTTCTTCACCGTCAGCCTGATCCCCACCACGCTCGCCCTGACCACCCTCGGCCTCAAGCAGAGCGGCGACCCGGTCAACCTGGAGGTGGACGTCATCGCCAAGTACGTCGAGCGGATGATCGGCGACCGGGCCATCGGTGAGGGGGCCACGCGGTGAACTGGCTGAACTCCGAGGCGTTCGTCCTCTTCGACCAGCACATCAAGTGGTCGGACATGATCGGCAACGTGATCGGTCTGATCGCCCTCGCCCTCGGCTGGCAACGCTCCATCTGGACCTGGCCCGCCCAGTTCGTCTCGGGCCTGATCCTCTTCGCGGCCTTCGCCACCGCCCATCTCTCCGGCAGCGCGGGCAAGCAGATCGTCGTCATGCTCGTCGCCGTCTGGGGCTTCCGGCAGTGGAACCGCGGCCGGCAACAGGCGCAGGACGGCTCCATCGCCGTCCGGTTCGCCACCTGGCGCGAACGCGGGATCCTGGCGGGCGCGGCGGCACTCGGCACCCTCGCGGTGGGCGGACTGTTCACGCTGTACCCGTCCCTGTCCTGGGACCCCTGGCCGGACGCGTACATCTTCGTCGGCACCGTCGTCGCCATGTACGCCCAGGCCCGCGGCATGGTCGAGTTCTGGTTCGCCTGGCTGCTGGTCGACCTCGTCGGCGTACCGCTGAACTTCGCCAACGGCTTCGCCTTCTCCGGCTTCGTCTACATCATCTACGGCGCGCTGGTCCTGTGGGGGCTGCGCGACTGGTGGCTGCGCTCCCGCGAGGACGCACGGCCCGCCCTGGAAGGAGCGCCGGCATGAGCACGGCACCGATCCTGTACAGCACCGAGGACGTCGAGGACCTGACGCTCGACCCGGTCGAACAGGCCGTCGCCGACATCGCGGCCGGCCGCCCGGTCGTGGTCGTCGACGACGAGGACCGCGAGAACGAGGGCGATCTCGTCATCGCCGCCGAGAAGGTCACCCCCGAGATCGTCGCCTTCATGATGAGCGAATGCCGCGGCCTGATCTGCGCTCCCCTGGAGAGCGACGAACTGGACCGGCTCCGGCTCCCGCAGATGGTCGAGGACAACACCGAGTCGATGAAGACCGCGTTCACCGTCTCCGTGGACGCCTCCGCCGCCCACGGCGTGAGCACCGGCATCTCGGCCGCCGACCGCGCCACCACCCTCCGACTGCTCGCGAACGGCACCGCCCAGCCGGACGACTTCGTCCGCCCCGGTCACATCTTCCCGCTGCGCGCCCGCTCCGGCGGCGTGCTCGTGCGCGACGGCCACACCGAGGCCGCCGTCGACCTGGCCCGCCTCGCCGGACTGCGCCCGGCCGGTGCCATCGTCGAGATCGCCGGCGAGGACGGGCAGATGCTGCGTCTGCCCGAGCTGATCCCGTTCGCCCGCAAGCACGGCCTGACGATCATCTCCATCGAGGACCTGATCGCCTACCGCCGCAGCTCCGAGCCCACCGTCCGCCGCGAGGCCGAGGTCCGGCTGCCCACCTCGCACGGCACCTTCACCGCCTACGGCTACCGTTCCACCGTCGACGGCGTCGAGCATGTCGCCCTCGTCCACGGCGAGATCGGCGACGGCGCGGACGTCCTCGTGCGCGTCCACTCCGAATGCCTCACCGGCGACGTCTTCGGCTCCCAGCGCTGCGACTGCGGCCCCCAGCTGGACGCCTCCCTGGAGCGCATCCAGAAGGAGGGCCGGGGTGTCGTCGTCTATCTGCGCGGACACGAGGGACGCGGCATCGGCCTGATGTCCAAACTGCGCGCCTACGAACTCCAGGAACGCGGGCGTGACACCCTCGACGCCAACCTCGAGCTGGGCCTGCCCGCCGACGCCCGTGACTACGGCGCCGGCGCGCAGATCCTCGCCGACCTCGGGGTGCGCGGCGTCCGCCTGCTGACCAACAACCCCGACAAGGCCGACGCGCTCGTCCGGCACGGCATCGAGGTCATCGGCCGCGAACCGATGCCCGTCACCGCCGGCGAGCACAACATCCGCTACCTGCGCACCAAGCGCGACCGGATGGGCCACGACCTGCCCTGGCTGGACACGCCGACCGTGCCGGCCTGCGGCAACCAGTAGCCGGCCTGCGGCAACCAGTCAGAGAACCCAGAGAACCCAGAGAACCAAGAGAGCACCGAGGAGAGACGTGAGCGGCAAGGGCGCACCGGAACTGTCCGTACGCGACGTGGGAGACCTCCGCGTCGCCGTGGTCGCGGCACAGTGGCACGAGAAGGTGATGGACGGACTGGTCGACGGCGCCCTGCGCGCCCTGCACGACCTCGGCATCGACGAACCGACCCTGCTGAGGGTCTCCGGCAGCTGGGAACTCCCGGTCGTCGCCAAGGTCCTCGCCGGACGCGGCTACGACGCGGTCGTCGCCCTCGGCGTCGTCATCCGGGGCGGCACGCCCCACTTCGAGTACGTGTGCCAGGGCGTCACCCAGGGCCTCACCCAGGTCAGCGTCGACACCGGGGTGCCCGTCGGTTTCGGCCTGCTCACCTGCGACACCGAGGAACAGGCCCTGGACCGCGCCGGACTGCCCGGCTCCACCGAGGACAAGGGGCACGAGGCGGTCACGGCGGCGGTGGCGACCGCGGCCACGCTGCGTTCAGTATCCGAACCCTGGCGGTGAGCAGGCCCCGACACCGCGTAGGGTAAGGACCACCATGTCCAAGAAGACGTTCGAGGAGCTCTTCACCGAGCTCCAGCACAAGGCCGCGCACGGCGACCCCGCCACCTCCCGCACCGCCGAACTGGTGGAAAAGGGCGTCCATGCCATCGGCAAGAAGGTCGTCGAAGAGGCCGCCGAGGTCTGGATGGCCGCCGAACACGAAGGCAAGGAAGCGGCCGCCGAGGAGATCTCGCAGCTGCTCTACCACGTCCAGGTGATGATGGTCGCCCGCGGCATCTCCCTCGACGACGTCTACGCCCACCTGTGATCGCAGGCACCGCCCCACCACCACCCACACTCCGAAGGAAGCCGACCTCATGCTGCGCATCGCACTCCCCAACAAGGGTTCACTGGCAGGCCCTGCGGCGGAGATGCTGCATGAGGCCGGCTACCAGCAGCGCCGGGAGTCGAAGGAACTGAGGATCGTCGACCCGGTCAACGAGGTCGAGTTCTTCTACCTCCGCCCCCGCGACATCGCGATCTACGTCTCCTCGGGCCGCCTCGACATCGGCATCACCGGCCGGGACCTCCTGGTGGACTCGGGCGCCGAGGCCGAGGAGATCCTGCCCCTCGGTTTCGCCCGCTCCACCTTCCGCTTCGCCGCCAAGCCCGGTGTCGCGCGGAGCGTCACGGACCTCGGCGGCAGGACGGTCGCCACCTCCTACGAGGGGATCGTCGCCCGGCACCTCGCCGAACAGGGCATCGACGCCTCCGTGGTCCACCTCGACGGCGCGGTCGAGACCGCCATCGAGCTGGGCGTCGCCGAGATCATCGCGGACGTCGTCGAGACCGGCACCTCCCTGCGCAACGCGGGCCTGGAGGTGCTCGGCGAGCCGATCATGACCTCGGAGGCGGTCGTCATCCGCCGCACCGGCGCCGCGGCCGAGCCCGACGAGACCGTCGAGCCCAAGGTGGGGCAGTTCCTGCGACGTCTCCAGGGCGTCCTCGTCGCCCGCACCTACGTGATGATGGACTACGACTGCCGGGTCGAGCAGTTGGAGAAGGCCGTCGCGCTGACCCCGGGCCTGGAGTCCCCGACCGTGTCCCCGTTGCACAACGAGGGCTGGGTCGCCGTCCGCGCCATGGTCCCCTCCAAGGAGGCCCAGCGCATCATGGACGACCTCTACGACATCGGTGCCCGCGCCATCCTCACCACGGCCATCCACGCCTGCCGCCTCTGACCCGGACCGATCCCGGAGCCGCACCATGCCGGACACCCCCTCGGACCAGCCGTCCGACAAGCCCGCCCTGCCCGCCCTACCCGTCACCTTCCGCCCCGGCCGCACCCGTGCGGTGCTGCTCGGTGCGGCCGCCGCGCTCTTCGGGGCCCTCTCCCTGATCGCCCTGCTGCTGGAGCAGGTCGACCCGGGCGAGCGGCTCAGTTTCGTGTTCACCGGCGCCCTGCTGGCCGGCGGGCTGGTGCTGCTGGCCCGGCCGAGGGTCGAGGCCGACGAGTCCGGCATCACCGTCGTCAACATCGTCGGCAGGCGCCGCCTCGAATGGGCTCAGATCCTTCAGGTGAACCTCCGTCCGGGTGACCCCTGGGTCTTCCTCGACCTCAGCGACGGCACCAGCATGCCCGTGCTCGGCATCCAGCCGGGCATCGCCAGGGAACGTGCCATCGCCGACGCGCAGGCCCTGCGGGCGCTCGCCGTGGCGCGTTCCGTGGTCGACCCCGATGCGTCACGGGGCTGACCCGGGGCATCTCGGGGAGACATCGGGGCCGTTCCACCTGACGCGGTCGCCCTTGTCCTGATTAGTCTGGTGGGCGACGGCGCGCCGACAGCGCCTTCGCCCCTGCCGCCCCGCCCGGTGGCCCAGGGGCTCCAGCTAACCGAGGAGTGACCCTCTCCGGCGATGGACGGATCGTCCTGCAGTACCTGCGCCGCCCCCTGTCGACAGAGCGCGAACCCGTTCCACGAGGTTCGCGACCGTGCGCAAGCGGCGGCATCATGACCACCCCCCTGCTGCTCCTCGCAGCCGCATTCCTGCTGATTCTCGCCAACGGGTTCTTCGTGGCAGCCGAGTCCGGCCTGGTCACCGTCGAGCGACCGGACGCCGAACGGGCCGCCGCCGACGGCGACCGACGCGCCCACCGGGTCGTCGAGTCACTCAAGGAGCTGCCCTTCCAGCTCTCCGGCACCCAGCTCGGCATCACCCTCACCTCCCTGGTCGTCGGCATGCTCGCCGAACCAGCGCTCGCCGGGCTGCTGCGCGGCCCCTTCACCGGCACGGGTGTCCCCGAGGGAGCCGTCTCCACCCTCGCCGTGGTCGTCGGCGTGCTGCTGGCCTCGGCCGTGCAGACGGTGATCGGCGAGCTCGTGCCCAAGAACTGGGCGGTGTCCCGGCCGCTGCAGGTCGCGCGGTTCGCCGCCGGCCCGCAGCAGGTCTTCGCCCGCCTGTTCCGCCCGGTCATCGCCGGAGTGAACGCCGTGGCCGACCGGGTGGTGCGCACCCTGGGCGTCGAGCCGACCGCGGAGCCGGCCTCCGCCCGCACGCCCGGCGAACTGGTCTTTCTGGCCCGGCACTCCGCGCGGGCCGGCGCCCTGGAACAGGACACGGCGGACCTCTTCGTACGGACCCTGTCCCTGGGGGAGCTGACCGCGCAGCACGTCATGACCCCGCGGGTGAGGGTCAGCGCCCTGCAGTCCTCGGCGACCGTCGAGGACGTGGTGAACCTGACCCGGGCCACCGGCCTGTCCCGGTTCCCCGTCCACACGGAGCGGATCGACGAAGTCGTGGGCATGGCCCATCTCAAGGACGCCCTCGCGGTGCCCCCGCGGGAGCGGCTGCGCACCCCCGTCAGCGACATCGCCCGCCCGGCGCTGCTCGTCCCCGAGACCCTGCCCGTCCGGCCGCTGCTGACGCGGCTGCGCGGCGAGCAGCCCATCGCGGTCGTCGTCGACGAGTACGGCGGCACGGCCGGAGTCGTCACGCTGGAGGACATCGTCGAGGAGATCGTCGGCGAGATCTGGGACGAGCACGACGGGCACGGCGAACGCGGCGAACGCGGCGAACGCGGCGAACTCTTCGGTAGGGCCACCGAACCCGTCGCCGCTCCGCCGGAGGACGGCCGCCCCGCCTGGGACGTCGACGGCAGCGTCCGCGTCGACACCCTGCTCCGTATCGGCCTCGACGTGCCCGACGGACCCTACGAGACCGTCGCCGGCCTGGTCGCCGACCTGCTCGGCCGGATCCCGGCCGTCGGCGACCACGCGGAACTGCCCGGCTGGCGGCTGTCGGTCCGCCGCGTCGGCCACTACCGTGCCGAGCGCGTCCGCCTGGTCGAGGCGGCCCCGCCGCCACTCGTGGGGGCAGCCCGATGAGCGTGCTGCACCTCCTCTTCGCCGCCCTGCTCGTCCTCGTCAACGGATTCTTCGTGGGTGCCGAGTTCGCGCTGGTCTCCGTGCGCCGCAGCCAGATCGAACCGCTCGGCACCGCCCGTGCCCGTCAGGTCCTGTACGGGCTCGAGCACCTGCCGCGGATGACGGCGGCAGCCCAGTGCGGCATCACCGTCTGCTCGCTGACCCTCGGAGCGATCGCCGAACCGACGGTCGCCCGCTTGCTGGAGCCGGTGTTCGCGTGGATCCGCCTGCCGCACGGCATGATCCATCCGCTCGGCTACGTCGTCGCACTCGCCGCCGTGGTCTTCTTCCACCTCGTCATCGGCGAGATGGTCCCGAAGAACCTCGCGAGGGCCGCCCCCGAGAAGGCCGCGCTGTGGCTGAGTCCCGGCCTGGTCCGGTTCGCCCGGTGGTGCCGGCCCGTCACGACCGCGCTCGGCGCCTGCGCCGAGACCGTCCTGCGGGCCTTCCACGTCGAGCCGAAGGGCGAGGCCGAGGCGGCCTTCACCAGCGAGCAGCTGAACCGGCTGGTGGAGGACGCCGGGAAGGCGGGCCTCCTGGACCCCGAGGAGGCCGAGCGCCTGGAGGACGTCCTGGAGCTGGGCTCCCGCCCGGTGACGGACGTCCTGCTGCCCCGTGAGTCACTGGTGACGGTCGGCCCCGAGGTCACCCCGGCACGGATCGTGGAACTCACCGCCCGCACCGGGTACTCCCGTTTCCCGGTCGCCGCGCAGGGCGGCGCCTTCATGGGCTACCTGCACGTCAAGGACGTGCTCGACCTGGAGGAGACCGACCGGGCCGTGCCGCGGCGGCTCTGGCGGCGCATGCCCACCCTCCGGCCCGAACTCCCGCTGGACGACGCCCTCACCGTGATGCGCCGAGCCGCCACCCACCTGGCCCAGGTGGCCGACGCATCCGGCCGGACACAGGGGCTGGTGGCCCTGGAGGACGTACTGGAGCTGCTGGTCGGCGAGGTACGGGACCCGGCACACCGGGAGGCCCCGGGAGCGCGGCCGGAGACCGGGACACACCTCGGTTCCAGGACCCGTGCCGACTCCGGAACACACCCCGATTCCGGGACGCTTCCGGACGCCGGGGCGGGCATCGGGGCCGGCATCGATGCGGATGCCGGACCGGCCGAGGCCAGGAGCGGCGCCCCGGCGGGAGCGCTCACCCGCTGACCGCCCGCGTCGCGGGATCCGCCGCTGTCAGGGCGCCGGCGGATCCTGTGGGCCCCGCCCGGACAGCACCTCCCCGTACGCCTGCATCAGATCCGGCAGCCGCAGCGTCGCCAGGTCCTCCCGGGTCAGCGTGCCCGGGTACGCCGGGTACGCCGACAGCCGCAGATCCCGGTACGCGCAGCTCTTCTCGTACAGCGTCCGCAGGAACCGCCCGTTGCCCAGCTCGTCGATCCACCCCTGGTCCACCACGTGACCGGCGATGGACCGCAGCTCCTCCAGCGCCTCCTCGTCCCACACGTCGCCGTTCTCCGCGGCCAGCACCTCACCGATCGCGGTGAGTTCGGGTGGCCGGTAGGACGGGAAGTCGACGCGCGTCGTGAAGCGGGAGGACAGCCCCGGGTTGGCGCCGAGCAGACGGTCCATGCCCTCCGGGTAGCCGGCCAGTATGACCACCAGGTGGTCGCGGTTGTCCTCGGCCCGCTTCAGCAGCACCTGGAGCGCCTCGTCACCGTACGCGTCGCCCTTGCCGTACCCGGAGTTGGAGAGAGCGTAGGCCTCGTCGACGAAGAGGACCCCGCCGAGCGCGGAGTCGATCAGCTCATTGGCCTTCACCGCCGTCTGCCCCAGGTACTCGCCGACCAGATCGGCCCGCTGCGCCTCCACGAGATGGTCCCCGCCGAGCAGCCCGAGGGCGTAGAAGACCCGGCCCAGGATGCGGGCCACCGTGGTCTTGCCGGTACCGGACGGGCCGGAGAAGACGAAGTGCCGTTTCGGCGGTTGTACCGGCAGCCCCTGCCCGGCCCGCAGCCGCGCCATGTTCAACTGCGCCGACAGCGCCTTGACCTGGCGTTTCACCGGCTCCAGCCCCACCATGCGCTCCAGCTCGGCGAGCGCTTCCTCCAGTAAAGCGGGGTCGGTGGGACCCGTGGGCAGTGACGGCACCGGGTCGCCGGCCCGCTCGCGCACCGAAGGCCCCGTGGTCGGCCGCGGGGCCGCGGGCTGCGGGTCCGGCTCGGACAGCATCAGATCGCGGCCCTCGGTGCCGAACAGCGGATCGAGTGTGTCCGGACCGTCCAGCAGGTCCGGGCCCGTCCCGCCGAGTGTGAGCGAGCCGAGATCGGTGGGGTCGTCGTAGCCGTCCCCCTCGGCGATGGCGGCGAGCCGGGCCGAGGTGTCCATGAAGGCAGGGTCGACACGGTGCACGGCCCGGTACAGGGGGACCGCGGCGGCACTGCGGCCGGTGCCCTCGTGGGCGCGTGCCAGCCAGTACCGCAGCTCCTTGCGCTGCGGCTGCTCGCTGCGGCAGCGCATCAGGGCCGCCGACAGCAGGGGTTCGGCCTGCCCGTACATCTCCAGGCGCACCCGGGCCATACCGCCGAACAGGCCCGTCTCGATGCCGAGCAGCGGATCGCCGTGCAGCGGGTCGGTGTGCCGGACCAGCTGCTCCCAGTCCTTGACCAGATAGGCGCGGCAGGCGTGCAGGAAGCGGACCTGCGGGTCGGTGTCCACGGGAGGCAGTCCGGCGAGCGCGCGGTCCAGTTCGGGGACGTGGCGGCCGTCCAGCCAGTGGGAGGCGTGCGCGAGCAGCAGATCGCGGGGACTCTCCAGCACCGGCTGAACCCACCAGCCCAGCCAGTACCAGGAGTTGAGGGTACGGCGGTGCCGGGTGCGTTGTTCGCCGAAGCGGTCCCGGTGCCGGAACATGCGCAGCAGCGAGGCCGTCGTGTCGACGCGCAGCGCGTGCAGCCCGAGCCAGCCGTCCGCCATCCCCGGGTCGATCCGCACCGCGGCCCGGAACTCCTCCTCGGCCTGCGGATAGGCGCCCATGGTGTAGGCGTCCACGCCCCGCAGCCAGGCGAGATCGGCCGGGGCCTGCGGGCCCTGCGTGCCGAAGTTCATCACGTCCCCCCACAAACCGTGCCTCGTCGGTATGCCCCACCGGCCCTCGCCCGCCGGCTGCCGTGAGGCGAACCGCTGTGCTGCGGGCCGGAGTTGCACGGTGCGCGAAGCGGCGTCCGTAGGTCGCACCGAAGGCATCGTACCTGCGGCGGCGCCGCCTCCGTAGGGGTGCCGCACCCGCGGGGGGAGCGAGGCGGGCGGGAGGGTTTCGACGGCAGGCCGTGACCGAGGGTGATCGGCATATGCCGCTCGGCAGTCGAAAGGGGCGAAGAAGGCAGAACGAAGCCCCCGATCACGGGGGAACAACCGGGGGCTTCGCGTCTGCGGGCGGCTCCGAACGGCCGCACATTGAGAACGTAAGACCTGTACGGGCCCCTGGTCAAGCGAAGTTGAAGCGCTCCGGCGACTTGTCCGACAAGGCCCTTCGCCTGTTCAGCGCGGTGCGGACGGCCCGTCACCGTCCGTGAGCGGAGAGAGGGGTTCGGCCGTCCCGGCAGGCCCGGCGAGTACCTCGTACCCCTCCTCGCGCTCCCGCACCAGAAGGTCGGCGAAGGGGCGTGACGGGTCCTCGGCGAAGTGCCGGCGTTCCGCCTCGACCCACCCTTCCCAGAACTCCCGCTGCTCCGCCCCGTCCCGTGCCCGACCCCGCGACCAGGCAGCCTCCGCGGGCAGTTCCATCCACAGCAGCAGCGCCAGATGGGGCCGCAGCGCCCGGCGTCCCGCTCCGACGCCCTCGACGACGACCACCGGGGCGGGCGGCAGCGGGTGTGGCTGTCCGAAGGCGCGGGCCCGCCAGTCGTAGGGGGTGTAGTACGCCTGCTCACCGCGGCCGAGCGGACCGATCACCTGGCTCAGCAGCCGTTTGGTCCAGCCGAACAGCTCCTGGTGGCTGGCGATGTCGTCGAGTCGCAGCACCGGGACGCCGCCCAGTGCTCCGGCCAGCCGGCCGGCGAACGTGGACTTCCCGGAACCGGCGTGCCCGTCGACACCGACGAGCCGGACGGGTCCGCAGG contains these protein-coding regions:
- a CDS encoding riboflavin synthase gives rise to the protein MFTGIVEELGEITAVETLDDACRFRLRGPVVTEGAKHGDSIAVNGVCLTVVDHEGDEFTADVMAETLNRSSLGALAVGSRVNLERPMALGARLGGHIVQGHVDGTGRILERKPSENWEIVRISLPAELSRYVVEKGSVTVDGISLTVVDAGPDFFTVSLIPTTLALTTLGLKQSGDPVNLEVDVIAKYVERMIGDRAIGEGATR
- a CDS encoding nicotinamide mononucleotide transporter family protein; the protein is MNWLNSEAFVLFDQHIKWSDMIGNVIGLIALALGWQRSIWTWPAQFVSGLILFAAFATAHLSGSAGKQIVVMLVAVWGFRQWNRGRQQAQDGSIAVRFATWRERGILAGAAALGTLAVGGLFTLYPSLSWDPWPDAYIFVGTVVAMYAQARGMVEFWFAWLLVDLVGVPLNFANGFAFSGFVYIIYGALVLWGLRDWWLRSREDARPALEGAPA
- a CDS encoding bifunctional 3,4-dihydroxy-2-butanone-4-phosphate synthase/GTP cyclohydrolase II, with amino-acid sequence MSTAPILYSTEDVEDLTLDPVEQAVADIAAGRPVVVVDDEDRENEGDLVIAAEKVTPEIVAFMMSECRGLICAPLESDELDRLRLPQMVEDNTESMKTAFTVSVDASAAHGVSTGISAADRATTLRLLANGTAQPDDFVRPGHIFPLRARSGGVLVRDGHTEAAVDLARLAGLRPAGAIVEIAGEDGQMLRLPELIPFARKHGLTIISIEDLIAYRRSSEPTVRREAEVRLPTSHGTFTAYGYRSTVDGVEHVALVHGEIGDGADVLVRVHSECLTGDVFGSQRCDCGPQLDASLERIQKEGRGVVVYLRGHEGRGIGLMSKLRAYELQERGRDTLDANLELGLPADARDYGAGAQILADLGVRGVRLLTNNPDKADALVRHGIEVIGREPMPVTAGEHNIRYLRTKRDRMGHDLPWLDTPTVPACGNQ
- the ribH gene encoding 6,7-dimethyl-8-ribityllumazine synthase encodes the protein MSGKGAPELSVRDVGDLRVAVVAAQWHEKVMDGLVDGALRALHDLGIDEPTLLRVSGSWELPVVAKVLAGRGYDAVVALGVVIRGGTPHFEYVCQGVTQGLTQVSVDTGVPVGFGLLTCDTEEQALDRAGLPGSTEDKGHEAVTAAVATAATLRSVSEPWR
- a CDS encoding phosphoribosyl-ATP diphosphatase; this translates as MSKKTFEELFTELQHKAAHGDPATSRTAELVEKGVHAIGKKVVEEAAEVWMAAEHEGKEAAAEEISQLLYHVQVMMVARGISLDDVYAHL
- the hisG gene encoding ATP phosphoribosyltransferase — translated: MLRIALPNKGSLAGPAAEMLHEAGYQQRRESKELRIVDPVNEVEFFYLRPRDIAIYVSSGRLDIGITGRDLLVDSGAEAEEILPLGFARSTFRFAAKPGVARSVTDLGGRTVATSYEGIVARHLAEQGIDASVVHLDGAVETAIELGVAEIIADVVETGTSLRNAGLEVLGEPIMTSEAVVIRRTGAAAEPDETVEPKVGQFLRRLQGVLVARTYVMMDYDCRVEQLEKAVALTPGLESPTVSPLHNEGWVAVRAMVPSKEAQRIMDDLYDIGARAILTTAIHACRL
- a CDS encoding PH domain-containing protein — translated: MPDTPSDQPSDKPALPALPVTFRPGRTRAVLLGAAAALFGALSLIALLLEQVDPGERLSFVFTGALLAGGLVLLARPRVEADESGITVVNIVGRRRLEWAQILQVNLRPGDPWVFLDLSDGTSMPVLGIQPGIARERAIADAQALRALAVARSVVDPDASRG
- a CDS encoding hemolysin family protein, whose amino-acid sequence is MTTPLLLLAAAFLLILANGFFVAAESGLVTVERPDAERAAADGDRRAHRVVESLKELPFQLSGTQLGITLTSLVVGMLAEPALAGLLRGPFTGTGVPEGAVSTLAVVVGVLLASAVQTVIGELVPKNWAVSRPLQVARFAAGPQQVFARLFRPVIAGVNAVADRVVRTLGVEPTAEPASARTPGELVFLARHSARAGALEQDTADLFVRTLSLGELTAQHVMTPRVRVSALQSSATVEDVVNLTRATGLSRFPVHTERIDEVVGMAHLKDALAVPPRERLRTPVSDIARPALLVPETLPVRPLLTRLRGEQPIAVVVDEYGGTAGVVTLEDIVEEIVGEIWDEHDGHGERGERGERGELFGRATEPVAAPPEDGRPAWDVDGSVRVDTLLRIGLDVPDGPYETVAGLVADLLGRIPAVGDHAELPGWRLSVRRVGHYRAERVRLVEAAPPPLVGAAR
- a CDS encoding hemolysin family protein, whose translation is MSVLHLLFAALLVLVNGFFVGAEFALVSVRRSQIEPLGTARARQVLYGLEHLPRMTAAAQCGITVCSLTLGAIAEPTVARLLEPVFAWIRLPHGMIHPLGYVVALAAVVFFHLVIGEMVPKNLARAAPEKAALWLSPGLVRFARWCRPVTTALGACAETVLRAFHVEPKGEAEAAFTSEQLNRLVEDAGKAGLLDPEEAERLEDVLELGSRPVTDVLLPRESLVTVGPEVTPARIVELTARTGYSRFPVAAQGGAFMGYLHVKDVLDLEETDRAVPRRLWRRMPTLRPELPLDDALTVMRRAATHLAQVADASGRTQGLVALEDVLELLVGEVRDPAHREAPGARPETGTHLGSRTRADSGTHPDSGTLPDAGAGIGAGIDADAGPAEARSGAPAGALTR
- a CDS encoding AAA family ATPase, yielding MNFGTQGPQAPADLAWLRGVDAYTMGAYPQAEEEFRAAVRIDPGMADGWLGLHALRVDTTASLLRMFRHRDRFGEQRTRHRRTLNSWYWLGWWVQPVLESPRDLLLAHASHWLDGRHVPELDRALAGLPPVDTDPQVRFLHACRAYLVKDWEQLVRHTDPLHGDPLLGIETGLFGGMARVRLEMYGQAEPLLSAALMRCRSEQPQRKELRYWLARAHEGTGRSAAAVPLYRAVHRVDPAFMDTSARLAAIAEGDGYDDPTDLGSLTLGGTGPDLLDGPDTLDPLFGTEGRDLMLSEPDPQPAAPRPTTGPSVRERAGDPVPSLPTGPTDPALLEEALAELERMVGLEPVKRQVKALSAQLNMARLRAGQGLPVQPPKRHFVFSGPSGTGKTTVARILGRVFYALGLLGGDHLVEAQRADLVGEYLGQTAVKANELIDSALGGVLFVDEAYALSNSGYGKGDAYGDEALQVLLKRAEDNRDHLVVILAGYPEGMDRLLGANPGLSSRFTTRVDFPSYRPPELTAIGEVLAAENGDVWDEEALEELRSIAGHVVDQGWIDELGNGRFLRTLYEKSCAYRDLRLSAYPAYPGTLTREDLATLRLPDLMQAYGEVLSGRGPQDPPAP